In the Streptomyces sp. SJL17-4 genome, TGCCCTTGTCGACGGTGAGCGCGTCCGTCGCCGCCTCGGCGAGGTCGTACAGCTTCGTCGGGCTGGTGAGCGTCTCGTTCGACTTCATCTGCCGGATCATCGAGCCGAGGAACTGCTGCTGGATCTTGATCCGGTCCAGGTCGCTCTTGTTGCCGAAGCTGGAGCGGGTGCGGACGAAGGCGAGCGCCTTCTCGCCCTCGATGACCGACTCGCCGGCCGGCAGCTTCAGGTGCGACTTGGGGTCGTCGACGGCCTTCTCGACGCAGACCTTCACGCCGCCGACGGCCGAGGTCAGCTCCTTGACGGCGTTGAAGTCGACCATCATGAAGTGGTCGACGGTCAGCCCGGTCAGCTCCTTGACCGTTCGCATGGTGCAGCCGGGGTCACGGCCGTCCTGGCCGAGGCTCACGTTGAAGCGGGCCTGCTGCTGGCCGGGGATCGTGAGGATCTGGCCGTCGGGCTGCCGCGTCTGGCACTCGGGGATCGTCGTCATCAGGTCGCGCGGGATGGAGAGCGCCGTGGCGTTCGTCCGGTCCTTGGAGACGTGGAAGAGGATCGTGGTGTCCGCGTGGCCGGGGCTGTTGTTGTCGCCGTAGCCCGAATTGCCCGCGCCGGTCCGCTTGTCGGTGCCGATGATCAGGATGTTGAAGGCCTCGCCCTTGCGGAAGCCCGCGCTCTGGGTGCCCACGGGGTCGACGACGTCGATGTTCCCGTCGAGCTTGTTGTAGAGCAGGTACGCGCCGGTCGCGCCGCCGACGAGGACGAGCGCCATCGTGCCGCCGGTCCACAGCAGGACCTTCTTCTTGCGGGACGCGCCCTGCTTGCGCTTGCGGCGGCTCGCGGGCGCCTCCCTGCCCCGGCCGCCGTCCGGCTCGGAGACCCGGCGGCGGCGCTGGCCGGGCACGGGTGCCTCGACGGGGGTGCCGACGGACGCGTCGGCGGAGGTGTCACGCGACGCGGGAGCGGGAACGGTGGCTCTACGGGCTCCGGACGGTGTCCGCGGCTGCGACTGCCCAGCGGAGTGGTCCAGTCGCAGTTCGTAGTTGCCCGTCTGCGGGTTGAGCACCCACTGGTCGGCGGGGTCGATCTCGTCCGCCCGTCCACGGCTGTGCGCGTCCACGGTTACTCGAGTCCTCCGTCGGTGCCACGCGAGGCGCCTCCCCCAGTGGGCGCCGCTCTCTCGGTCGTTCGATCCTTGGTGGGTGCGACCACGCGGTCGGGGCGCACCGGATCGCGTCACACTATCCGCCCAGTTCAGCGTGGGGCGACGCGCGTGACAAATTCCACGCCGCTTACAACCGGGCAATTTGCTCAAACCTCATCCCTCCCGGCCCTCCCCTTGGTGTGCCCTTTA is a window encoding:
- a CDS encoding LCP family protein, translating into MDAHSRGRADEIDPADQWVLNPQTGNYELRLDHSAGQSQPRTPSGARRATVPAPASRDTSADASVGTPVEAPVPGQRRRRVSEPDGGRGREAPASRRKRKQGASRKKKVLLWTGGTMALVLVGGATGAYLLYNKLDGNIDVVDPVGTQSAGFRKGEAFNILIIGTDKRTGAGNSGYGDNNSPGHADTTILFHVSKDRTNATALSIPRDLMTTIPECQTRQPDGQILTIPGQQQARFNVSLGQDGRDPGCTMRTVKELTGLTVDHFMMVDFNAVKELTSAVGGVKVCVEKAVDDPKSHLKLPAGESVIEGEKALAFVRTRSSFGNKSDLDRIKIQQQFLGSMIRQMKSNETLTSPTKLYDLAEAATDALTVDKGIGSLSKLQDLAGELSGIDTKNIAFATLPVIDNPAEPKPITVVPHPTQAPQLFAAMQADTSLTEVKKKQQDAKNAQAQAQAKLLQGARAEAVDVRVDVYNGSGIQGAAQSTIVWLQNEEGVTRSTNKSNAPEKAAKTTLTYAPNQADQARKLADMMGLAATALKPGTQDAGVREPMTLVLGADFKGAGVPINGPVKAPDVEKVQADKQVCAK